The Microplitis demolitor isolate Queensland-Clemson2020A chromosome 8, iyMicDemo2.1a, whole genome shotgun sequence genome has a segment encoding these proteins:
- the LOC103578332 gene encoding intersectin-1 isoform X3, producing MAMSQTPGIDPWVIQPRERLHFKDQFDALKPNNGVVTGEQAKGFLLRSQLPPSILGQIWALSDTDGDGKMDINEFSIACKLIHLKLRGLEVPPSLPPSLVQSLKVPFPGTVPNVANGGVPAQPQIQTGSLVNLGGAVPQPLAAVPQPLAAVPRPVVPGIPAAVPRPLVPGAPAAAMPLVNPAVRPIVPVQMPAASRQFRDNKGTSGVVLGTINKTSSKPPARPAPPFMGNANTVTTTTNVGAPPQRPAPPGSIGSGFAATTGIAPPPKPGPPSFPNSPVAASITAGSMQPLPVASTMGLAQAAPIVPLNTNPTPIAAFGMGQTVAPLIQPISATGAVSSVPGVMPTAGVVPSMPGVISSAGIVPSVPGAIPSVPGAIPSVPGTIPSIPGAIPSVPGVIPQAPFYNTMGGIQTVPATGMIPSVPGTIPSIPGVMPNIPQVPTNGVIPSVQPLSQANVAMNGNAGILQTPVSTNTPLSTTARPPSMDRVGSIDSQHSQHSQHSQHSQNSVTSPPDWAVPQQSRLKYTQLFNTWDRTRTGYLSGPQARNIMVQSQLHQKILAQIWTLADMDSDGRLGCEEFVLAMHLCDMAKAGENIPASLPPDLIPPTFRRQRQSSVSSQGLPETVDPSAGMPQSSFEDKRKENFEKGQAELERRRKTLQDSQRKEQEERERKEREEAEKLEKIRLEQERRRQAEIEKQMMRQREIEQEKEEQRLRAQEQREAARKEMERQRQLEWETQKSQELQAQRQKEKDILLKLKAKNQTLTIELTSLNERVKELSQKICDTRNGVSGVKTTIDGMRSTRDSQLQEMNELKKKLREQNQRLLALSQEKAKIDAKNKINSSHDAAGQEAMKMAFANKQITLKQLRDKISDLQQQINEKMSDIENNNGQLEDVRNRMKTLINDCKNLYSTFDNKRTKILELREQVVSSGGIDYTSAAWAESAWGSTDEQNPAVNEDEWPVDNAPATTAVADEPGGVRKYRALYEFVARNEEEISFQPGDIILVPPVQNQEPGWMAGEIRGHTGWFPESYVEPVDSDIGFDDNRAFVQQDSVEKRPLEEIAEVPENVSDAGSLGEAPAARVDATSAVTATPTATTNLADTSDDYYVALYPYSSAEPDDLNFVDGEIISVTKKDGDWWTGTIGNRSGFFPSNYVEKCQPNINQVPVETVASTVAAAVADAAPSQGTPSAEKTAEQIEDERQAAEDRAELPDFTAMASQQTRGKKPEIVQVIAPYQATSAEQLDLQRGQLIMIRKKTDSGWWEGELQARGKKRQIGWFPASYVKPLTSSSNRSTPVSHGYQDSPTDPNVERVMALYPHQAQNDDELSFEKGDVIIVLSKQEESWWKGELNGVCGIFPSNYVTPMYDDNSRLDNYSISMLDPMERKRQEYIKELIATEEAYINDMILVHEVFEKPLIQSLVLTVDEVERIFVNWRDIIACNDNFLRTLRIRRDNSEDGVVRLIGDILCENIPRMSAYVRFCSCQISAAVYLQSLTETLPEFVAVAQSCQQDPRTKGMPLSSFLIKPMQRITKYPLIISKILEYTPTEHPDRQYLQEALAKAEEFCIQVNEGVREKENSDRLEWLQTHVAYNEDVLQEKLVFNSLTNSAGPRKLLHYGILHKAKSGKELVAFLTNDFLLFAQPLKTLPSGQQFSFERNENNKFKLYRKPIFLNELSMIGDGEPNGNIIPTSDASRTLGLRDSTKRPIILLAPSTSECSLWARKIREARKQFAKNEKNLLQRQRSRQAQISSCGRILVTVLQGSSLKAPAGKCNAFCNVSMGSQEERTPVVLGTNCPLWDTSMQFLVKDLHEDTLCITVFDKGYYTPDDFLGRAEVRVSDIMKDCKDSCGPIQKRIKLHEVDSGEVVLKLDLRLFAS from the exons ATGGCCATGTCACAAACACCGG gTATTGATCCATGGGTGATTCAACCTCGCGAGAGATTACACTTTAAAGATCAATTCGATGCTCTTAAGCCAAATAATGGAGTTGTTACTGGAGAACAAGCTAAAGGATTCCTGCTACGATCACAATTACCACCATCAATACTCGGACAGatatg ggCACTGTCCGACACCGATGGAGATGGAAAAATGGACATCAATGAGTTCAGCATTGCCTGTAAATTGATTCACTTGAAACTGCGAGGTCTAGAAGTTCCTCCCAGTTTGCCACCGTCGCTCGTTCAAAGCTTAAAAGTTCCTTTCCCAG gTACAGTTCCCAATGTAGCAAACGGTGGAGTACCAGCTCAACCTCAGATACAGACAGGGTCACTCGTAAATCTTGGAGGTGCAGTACCACAACCTTTGGCTGCAGTGCCACAACCACTAGCAGCAGTACCACGTCCTGTGGTGCCAGGAATACCAGCAGCAGTCCCACGTCCTTTAGTACCAGGTGCACCAGCGGCAGCAATGCCTCTTGTTAATCCAGCAGTGAGACCTATCGTTCCAGTTCAAATGCCCgctg CCTCACGTCAATTTAGGGATAATAAGGGTACTAGTGGTGTGGTGCTCGgcacaattaataaaacatcGTCAAAACCACCTGCTCGGCCTGCACCACCCTTCATGG GAAATGCAAATACTGTCACAACAACTACCAACGTTGGAGCACCGCCTCAAAGACCTGCACCTCCTGGTAGTATTG gcAGTGGATTCGCTGCAACAACTGGTATAGCACCGCCGCCAAAACCCGGACCGCCTTCATTTCCAAATAGTCCAGTAGCCGCGTCAATAACTGCCGGTTCAATGCAACCACTTCCAGTAGCTTCCACAATGGGCTTAGCGCAAGCAGCTCCGATAGTACCACTTAACACTAATCCTACTCCTATAGCAGCTTTTGGAATGGGACAAACTGTCGCACCATTAATTCAACCGATTTCAGCAACCGGAGCTGTTTCATCTGTACCAGGAGTTATGCCTACAGCTGGCGTTGTGCCTTCAATGCCAGGAGTTATTTCATCTGCTGGAATTGTTCCATCAGTTCCAGGTGCTATTCCATCAGTACCAGGTGCTATTCCATCAGTACCAGGTACTATTCCATCAATACCGGGTGCTATTCCATCGGTACCAGGAGTTATTCCACAAGCTCCATTTTATAATACAATGGGAGGTATACAAACGGTACCAGCCACTGGAATGATTCCATCTGTACCTGGAACTATTCCATCAATACCTGGAGTTATGCCAAATATACCTCAGGTTCCAACAAATGGAGTAATTCCTTCTGTTCAACCATTGAGTCAAGCAAACGTTGCAATGAATGGTAATGCTGGTATACTTCAGACTCCAGTGTCAACTAATACTCCACTCAGTACAACAGCACGACCACCAAGTATGGATCGAGTTGGGTCTATTGATTCTCAACACAGTCAGCACAGCCAACACAGTCAGCATAGTCAGAATTCTGTTACTTCACCACCAGACTGGGCTGTTCCTCAACAGTCTAGACTTAAATACACACAATTGTTCAATACTTGGGACAGAACGAGAACTGGTTACTTGTCAGGACCACAAGCAAGAAATATCATGGTCCAATCTCAACTACATCAGAAAATTCTCGCCCAAATTTGGACTCTTGCTGACATGGACTCAGATGGTAGACTAGGATGCGAAGAATTTGTGCTGGCGATGCATCTTTGTGACATGGCCAAAGCTGGAGAAAATATACCAGCAAGTCTACCACCGGATTTGATACCTCCGACTTTCCGTCGTCAACGTCAGAGCAGTGTTTCATCCCAGGGTCTTCCTGAAACTGTCGATCCCTCGGCAGGTATGCCGCAGTCTTCCTTCGAGGACAAGAGAAAAGAAAACTTTGAGAAAGGTCAAGCTGAATTAGAACGTCGTCGTAAAACTTTGCAGGACTCACAGCGTAAAGAGCAGGAGGAACGAGAGCGTAAAGAACGTGAGGAAGCTGAAAAACTGGAGAAGATCAGGCTCGAACAGGAGAGACGTCGACAAgctgaaattgaaaaacaaatgATGCGACAGCGTGAAATTGAACAGGAGAAAGAGGAGCAGCGATTGAGAGCACAGGAACAAAGAGAAGCTGCAAGAAAAGAGATGGAGAGACAAAGACAACTCGAGTGGGAAACTCAGAAGTCTCAAGAGCTTCAAGCACAGcgacaaaaagaaaaagatattttactaaaactaAAAGCTAAGAACCAGACATTGACCATTGAACTGACATCACTTAATGAACGTGTCAAAGAACtttcacaaaaaatttgtgacaCTCGTAATGGTGTATCAGGTGTAAAAACAACCATCGACGGCATGCGTTCAACCCGCGATAGTCAGCTCCAAGAAATGAAtgagttgaagaaaaaattacggGAGCAGAATCAGCGATTGCTCGCATTGAGTCAAGAGAAAGCTAAAATAGacgctaaaaataaaataaattcttctcATGATGCTGCTGGACAAGAAGCCATGAAGATGGCATTCgctaataaacaaataacacTTAAACAattgagagataaaatatcTGATTTGCAGCAGCAGATAAATGAGAAAATGTCAgacattgaaaataataacggACAATTGGAGGATGTGAGAAATCGTATGAAGACTCTTATTAATGATTGCAAAAATCTCTACTCAACATTTGACAATAAACGTACTAAAATATTGGAACTGCGTGAACAAGTCGTAAGTTCCGGTGGGATTGATTATACAAGCGCCGCGTGGGCTGAAAGTGCTTGGGGATCGACTGATGAGCAAAATCCCGCTGTCAATGAAGATGAATGGCCGGTTGACAATGCGCCCGCTACTACTGCTGTTGCCGATGAACCAGGAGGTGTCAGAAAATATCGCGCGCTGTATGAATTCGTAGCCAGAAACGAGGAAGAGATATCCTTCCAACCAGGTGACATTATTTTAGTACCACCAGTCCAGAATCAAGAACCCGGATGGATGGCTGGAGAGATACGTGGACACACGGGCTGGTTCCCCGAGTCTTATGTTGAGCCAGTGGACTCTGACATCGGATTCGATGACAACAGAGCGTTCGTCCAGCAGGACAGTGTAGAAAAAAGGCCGCTTGAAGAAATCGCCGAGGTACCAGAGAATGTTTCTGACGCGGGATCTCTAGGTGAAGCCCCTGCTGCACGAGTTGATGCTACTTCAGCAGTTACCGCTACTCCTACTGCTACTACAAATTTAGCCGACACCAGTGATGATTACTATGTTGCTCTCTATCCCTACTCATCAGCAGAACCAGatgatttgaatttcgttGATGGCGAAATTATTTCGGTGACTAAAAAAGACGGCGACTGGTGGACTGGAACTATTGGTAACAGAAGTGGATTCTTCCCGTCTAATTACGTTGAAAAATGTCAACCAAATATTAATCAG gTTCCTGTAGAAACTGTTGCGTCAACTGTGGCAGCTGCTGTTGCTGATGCTGCTCCATCGCAAGGAACACCC TCAGCGGAAAAAACCGCAGAACAGATTGAAGATGAACGACAAGCTGCTGAAGACCGTGCTGAATTACCCGATTTTACAGCAATGGCATCTCAGCAG ACTCGAGGAAAGAAACCGGAGATTGTCCAAGTAATTGCACCCTACCAAGCAACGAGTGCTGAACAACTCGATTTGCAGAGAGGACAGCTCATTATGATCAGGAAGAAGACTGATTCTGGGTGGTGGGAAGGAGAGCTAcag GCTCGAGGTAAAAAACGTCAGATTGGATGGTTTCCTGCGTCGTATGTAAAACCATTAACAAGTAGCAGTAATAGAAGTACTCCAGTGTCTCATGGTTATCAAGATTCTCCAACGGATCCTAATGTCg aaCGTGTGATGGCACTGTATCCACATCAAGCTCAGAACGATGACGAGCTGAGTTTTGAAAAAGGAGATGTGATAATTGTTTTATCAAAACAAGAAGAATCTTGGTGGAAAGGTGAACTTAACGGAGTATGCGGCATATTTCCTAGCAACTACGTGACACCCATGT ATGATGATAACTCGAGACTGGACAATTATTCGATTTCGATGCTGGATCCGATGGAGAGAAAGCGACAGGAGTATATTAAGGAACTTATTGCTACTGAGGAGGCCTACATCAATGATATGATTCTCGTCCATGAG GTGTTTGAGAAACCACTCATTCAAAGTCTAGTTCTCACTGTCGATGAAGTCGAAAGAATTTTCGTTAACTGGAGAGATATCATTGCTTGTAATGACAATTTTCTCAg AACTTTGAGAATAAGAAGAGATAACAGTGAAGATGGTGTTGTAAGACTGATTGGTGATATTCTATGTGAAAAC ATACCGCGCATGTCTGCGTATGTCAGATTCTGCAGCTGTCAGATTTCAGCTGCTGTGTACTTACAAAGTTTGACTGAAACGTTGCCAGAATTTGTGGCTGTTGCACAATCATGCCAACAAGATCCTCGTACCAAAGGAATGCCTCTCAGTTCATTTCTTATAAAACCCATGCAGCGAATTACCAAATACCCTCTCATTATTAGTAAG atattAGAGTACACGCCGACTGAGCATCCAGACAGACAATATCTACAAGAAGCCTTGGCAAAAGCTGAGGAATTCTGTATACAAGTGAATGAAGGTGTCAGAGAAAAAGAGAACAGTGATAGACTGGAATGGTTACAGACTCATGTGGCGTATAATGAAGATGTTTTGCAGGAAAAACTTGTATTCAATTCTCTGACAAACTCCGCTGGCCCAAGAAAGTTATTACACTATGGAATTCTTCACAAg gctAAAAGTGGCAAAGAACTCGTTGCATTTCTCACCaatgattttttactatttgctCAGCCATTGAAAACTCTGCCTTCTGGACAACAATTTTCATTTGAGCGaaacgaaaataataaattcaaattatacagaaag ccgatatttttaaatgagttGTCAATGATCGGTGACGGTGAACCAAATGGCAACATAATTCCTACGTCAGACGCTTCTAGGACTCTCGGCTTACGAGATTCCACAAAGAGGCCCATTATTTTGCTGGCGCCATCGACGAGCGAGTGTTCGCTGTGGGCTAGAAAAATACGCGAGGCGAGAAAACAGTTTGCCAAGAACGAGAAAAATCTTTTGCAACGTCAACGCTCCA GACAAGCGCAAATTAGCTCTTGTGGTCGTATCCTCGTTACAGTACTCCAAGGAAGCAGTTTGAAAGCACCAGCTG
- the LOC103578332 gene encoding intersectin-1 isoform X8, producing MAMSQTPGIDPWVIQPRERLHFKDQFDALKPNNGVVTGEQAKGFLLRSQLPPSILGQIWALSDTDGDGKMDINEFSIACKLIHLKLRGLEVPPSLPPSLVQSLKVPFPGTVPNVANGGVPAQPQIQTGSLVNLGGAVPQPLAAVPQPLAAVPRPVVPGIPAAVPRPLVPGAPAAAMPLVNPAVRPIVPVQMPAASRQFRDNKGTSGVVLGTINKTSSKPPARPAPPFMGNANTVTTTTNVGAPPQRPAPPGSIGSGFAATTGIAPPPKPGPPSFPNSPVAASITAGSMQPLPVASTMGLAQAAPIVPLNTNPTPIAAFGMGQTVAPLIQPISATGAVSSVPGVMPTAGVVPSMPGVISSAGIVPSVPGAIPSVPGAIPSVPGTIPSIPGAIPSVPGVIPQAPFYNTMGGIQTVPATGMIPSVPGTIPSIPGVMPNIPQVPTNGVIPSVQPLSQANVAMNGNAGILQTPVSTNTPLSTTARPPSMDRVGSIDSQHSQHSQHSQHSQNSVTSPPDWAVPQQSRLKYTQLFNTWDRTRTGYLSGPQARNIMVQSQLHQKILAQIWTLADMDSDGRLGCEEFVLAMHLCDMAKAGENIPASLPPDLIPPTFRRQRQSSVSSQGLPETVDPSAGMPQSSFEDKRKENFEKGQAELERRRKTLQDSQRKEQEERERKEREEAEKLEKIRLEQERRRQAEIEKQMMRQREIEQEKEEQRLRAQEQREAARKEMERQRQLEWETQKSQELQAQRQKEKDILLKLKAKNQTLTIELTSLNERVKELSQKICDTRNGVSGVKTTIDGMRSTRDSQLQEMNELKKKLREQNQRLLALSQEKAKIDAKNKINSSHDAAGQEAMKMAFANKQITLKQLRDKISDLQQQINEKMSDIENNNGQLEDVRNRMKTLINDCKNLYSTFDNKRTKILELREQVVSSGGIDYTSAAWAESAWGSTDEQNPAVNEDEWPVDNAPATTAVADEPGGVRKYRALYEFVARNEEEISFQPGDIILVPPVQNQEPGWMAGEIRGHTGWFPESYVEPVDSDIGFDDNRAFVQQDSVEKRPLEEIAEVPENVSDAGSLGEAPAARVDATSAVTATPTATTNLADTSDDYYVALYPYSSAEPDDLNFVDGEIISVTKKDGDWWTGTIGNRSGFFPSNYVEKCQPNINQVPVETVASTVAAAVADAAPSQGTPSAEKTAEQIEDERQAAEDRAELPDFTAMASQQTRGKKPEIVQVIAPYQATSAEQLDLQRGQLIMIRKKTDSGWWEGELQARGKKRQIGWFPASYVKPLTSSSNRSTPVSHGYQDSPTDPNVERVMALYPHQAQNDDELSFEKGDVIIVLSKQEESWWKGELNGVCGIFPSNYVTPMS from the exons ATGGCCATGTCACAAACACCGG gTATTGATCCATGGGTGATTCAACCTCGCGAGAGATTACACTTTAAAGATCAATTCGATGCTCTTAAGCCAAATAATGGAGTTGTTACTGGAGAACAAGCTAAAGGATTCCTGCTACGATCACAATTACCACCATCAATACTCGGACAGatatg ggCACTGTCCGACACCGATGGAGATGGAAAAATGGACATCAATGAGTTCAGCATTGCCTGTAAATTGATTCACTTGAAACTGCGAGGTCTAGAAGTTCCTCCCAGTTTGCCACCGTCGCTCGTTCAAAGCTTAAAAGTTCCTTTCCCAG gTACAGTTCCCAATGTAGCAAACGGTGGAGTACCAGCTCAACCTCAGATACAGACAGGGTCACTCGTAAATCTTGGAGGTGCAGTACCACAACCTTTGGCTGCAGTGCCACAACCACTAGCAGCAGTACCACGTCCTGTGGTGCCAGGAATACCAGCAGCAGTCCCACGTCCTTTAGTACCAGGTGCACCAGCGGCAGCAATGCCTCTTGTTAATCCAGCAGTGAGACCTATCGTTCCAGTTCAAATGCCCgctg CCTCACGTCAATTTAGGGATAATAAGGGTACTAGTGGTGTGGTGCTCGgcacaattaataaaacatcGTCAAAACCACCTGCTCGGCCTGCACCACCCTTCATGG GAAATGCAAATACTGTCACAACAACTACCAACGTTGGAGCACCGCCTCAAAGACCTGCACCTCCTGGTAGTATTG gcAGTGGATTCGCTGCAACAACTGGTATAGCACCGCCGCCAAAACCCGGACCGCCTTCATTTCCAAATAGTCCAGTAGCCGCGTCAATAACTGCCGGTTCAATGCAACCACTTCCAGTAGCTTCCACAATGGGCTTAGCGCAAGCAGCTCCGATAGTACCACTTAACACTAATCCTACTCCTATAGCAGCTTTTGGAATGGGACAAACTGTCGCACCATTAATTCAACCGATTTCAGCAACCGGAGCTGTTTCATCTGTACCAGGAGTTATGCCTACAGCTGGCGTTGTGCCTTCAATGCCAGGAGTTATTTCATCTGCTGGAATTGTTCCATCAGTTCCAGGTGCTATTCCATCAGTACCAGGTGCTATTCCATCAGTACCAGGTACTATTCCATCAATACCGGGTGCTATTCCATCGGTACCAGGAGTTATTCCACAAGCTCCATTTTATAATACAATGGGAGGTATACAAACGGTACCAGCCACTGGAATGATTCCATCTGTACCTGGAACTATTCCATCAATACCTGGAGTTATGCCAAATATACCTCAGGTTCCAACAAATGGAGTAATTCCTTCTGTTCAACCATTGAGTCAAGCAAACGTTGCAATGAATGGTAATGCTGGTATACTTCAGACTCCAGTGTCAACTAATACTCCACTCAGTACAACAGCACGACCACCAAGTATGGATCGAGTTGGGTCTATTGATTCTCAACACAGTCAGCACAGCCAACACAGTCAGCATAGTCAGAATTCTGTTACTTCACCACCAGACTGGGCTGTTCCTCAACAGTCTAGACTTAAATACACACAATTGTTCAATACTTGGGACAGAACGAGAACTGGTTACTTGTCAGGACCACAAGCAAGAAATATCATGGTCCAATCTCAACTACATCAGAAAATTCTCGCCCAAATTTGGACTCTTGCTGACATGGACTCAGATGGTAGACTAGGATGCGAAGAATTTGTGCTGGCGATGCATCTTTGTGACATGGCCAAAGCTGGAGAAAATATACCAGCAAGTCTACCACCGGATTTGATACCTCCGACTTTCCGTCGTCAACGTCAGAGCAGTGTTTCATCCCAGGGTCTTCCTGAAACTGTCGATCCCTCGGCAGGTATGCCGCAGTCTTCCTTCGAGGACAAGAGAAAAGAAAACTTTGAGAAAGGTCAAGCTGAATTAGAACGTCGTCGTAAAACTTTGCAGGACTCACAGCGTAAAGAGCAGGAGGAACGAGAGCGTAAAGAACGTGAGGAAGCTGAAAAACTGGAGAAGATCAGGCTCGAACAGGAGAGACGTCGACAAgctgaaattgaaaaacaaatgATGCGACAGCGTGAAATTGAACAGGAGAAAGAGGAGCAGCGATTGAGAGCACAGGAACAAAGAGAAGCTGCAAGAAAAGAGATGGAGAGACAAAGACAACTCGAGTGGGAAACTCAGAAGTCTCAAGAGCTTCAAGCACAGcgacaaaaagaaaaagatattttactaaaactaAAAGCTAAGAACCAGACATTGACCATTGAACTGACATCACTTAATGAACGTGTCAAAGAACtttcacaaaaaatttgtgacaCTCGTAATGGTGTATCAGGTGTAAAAACAACCATCGACGGCATGCGTTCAACCCGCGATAGTCAGCTCCAAGAAATGAAtgagttgaagaaaaaattacggGAGCAGAATCAGCGATTGCTCGCATTGAGTCAAGAGAAAGCTAAAATAGacgctaaaaataaaataaattcttctcATGATGCTGCTGGACAAGAAGCCATGAAGATGGCATTCgctaataaacaaataacacTTAAACAattgagagataaaatatcTGATTTGCAGCAGCAGATAAATGAGAAAATGTCAgacattgaaaataataacggACAATTGGAGGATGTGAGAAATCGTATGAAGACTCTTATTAATGATTGCAAAAATCTCTACTCAACATTTGACAATAAACGTACTAAAATATTGGAACTGCGTGAACAAGTCGTAAGTTCCGGTGGGATTGATTATACAAGCGCCGCGTGGGCTGAAAGTGCTTGGGGATCGACTGATGAGCAAAATCCCGCTGTCAATGAAGATGAATGGCCGGTTGACAATGCGCCCGCTACTACTGCTGTTGCCGATGAACCAGGAGGTGTCAGAAAATATCGCGCGCTGTATGAATTCGTAGCCAGAAACGAGGAAGAGATATCCTTCCAACCAGGTGACATTATTTTAGTACCACCAGTCCAGAATCAAGAACCCGGATGGATGGCTGGAGAGATACGTGGACACACGGGCTGGTTCCCCGAGTCTTATGTTGAGCCAGTGGACTCTGACATCGGATTCGATGACAACAGAGCGTTCGTCCAGCAGGACAGTGTAGAAAAAAGGCCGCTTGAAGAAATCGCCGAGGTACCAGAGAATGTTTCTGACGCGGGATCTCTAGGTGAAGCCCCTGCTGCACGAGTTGATGCTACTTCAGCAGTTACCGCTACTCCTACTGCTACTACAAATTTAGCCGACACCAGTGATGATTACTATGTTGCTCTCTATCCCTACTCATCAGCAGAACCAGatgatttgaatttcgttGATGGCGAAATTATTTCGGTGACTAAAAAAGACGGCGACTGGTGGACTGGAACTATTGGTAACAGAAGTGGATTCTTCCCGTCTAATTACGTTGAAAAATGTCAACCAAATATTAATCAG gTTCCTGTAGAAACTGTTGCGTCAACTGTGGCAGCTGCTGTTGCTGATGCTGCTCCATCGCAAGGAACACCC TCAGCGGAAAAAACCGCAGAACAGATTGAAGATGAACGACAAGCTGCTGAAGACCGTGCTGAATTACCCGATTTTACAGCAATGGCATCTCAGCAG ACTCGAGGAAAGAAACCGGAGATTGTCCAAGTAATTGCACCCTACCAAGCAACGAGTGCTGAACAACTCGATTTGCAGAGAGGACAGCTCATTATGATCAGGAAGAAGACTGATTCTGGGTGGTGGGAAGGAGAGCTAcag GCTCGAGGTAAAAAACGTCAGATTGGATGGTTTCCTGCGTCGTATGTAAAACCATTAACAAGTAGCAGTAATAGAAGTACTCCAGTGTCTCATGGTTATCAAGATTCTCCAACGGATCCTAATGTCg aaCGTGTGATGGCACTGTATCCACATCAAGCTCAGAACGATGACGAGCTGAGTTTTGAAAAAGGAGATGTGATAATTGTTTTATCAAAACAAGAAGAATCTTGGTGGAAAGGTGAACTTAACGGAGTATGCGGCATATTTCCTAGCAACTACGTGACACCCATGT CCTAA